From the genome of Candidatus Methylomirabilota bacterium:
GTATATGAGACGCCATCTCTGCCAATTCCTGTCACAGATCGCGATTATCGGTATCATTATCGGGCTCGTCATAGGTGGAACGCCGGAGAACAGCCTTTGGGCGGCTGACATACGGCCCGACGAGGACCACATCGCGCCCGACTTTACGCTGAAGACGCTTGAGGGAAACACGATTCGCCTCTCGGAGTTGCGCGGTAAGAAGGTTGTGCTGATCAACTTCTGGGCTTCCTGGTGCCCCCCTTGTCGATTAGAGATGC
Proteins encoded in this window:
- a CDS encoding TlpA family protein disulfide reductase, which encodes MRRHLCQFLSQIAIIGIIIGLVIGGTPENSLWAADIRPDEDHIAPDFTLKTLEGNTIRLSELRGKKVVLINFWASWCPPCRLEMPTMQQIYSEYKERGFEILAVNIESDAKQEIRDFVKELRLTFPILLDPDMKVTRKFHVIGLPVSVLIDRQGIVRAKEIGYHDWTT